From a region of the Streptomyces venezuelae genome:
- a CDS encoding FAD-dependent monooxygenase — protein sequence MTGRSRPVPRAERFEAVVAGGGPAGAVAALVLARAGRHVLLVDGRPPGAPAGSFTIGETLPPAARPLLDDLGLWAAFAADGHLRCPGTYASWGSARLHGHSHLLDPHGHGWHLDRDRFDAFLREAAMAAGALIRRAVVVGHRRSAGEQHLLVRERSGTVRELRAGWVVDATGRRALIGRRLARRRRQDRLVAAFVRLGGAGAGGYPGDPELRTLVEAVPEGWWYTARVPAGRVVAHLTDADLAAARLRTAEGFRRAASCTRHVGERLSGYDPAASPAPRWTAAHGLRLCPPAGPGWVAAGDSAIAFDPLSSQGILTALHTGARAGRAVDRCLAGDSGALASYVSFLDGVADAYHRHHARSYAEERRWPAYPFWRRRNGAVPNRRAAGADPVRGPA from the coding sequence GTGACCGGGCGGTCCCGCCCGGTTCCCCGCGCGGAGCGTTTCGAGGCCGTCGTGGCCGGGGGCGGCCCGGCGGGGGCCGTCGCCGCACTGGTACTGGCCCGGGCCGGCCGGCACGTCCTGCTGGTGGACGGGCGTCCGCCGGGTGCGCCCGCCGGCTCGTTCACGATCGGGGAGACCCTGCCGCCCGCGGCCCGGCCGCTGCTGGACGATCTGGGGCTCTGGGCCGCCTTCGCCGCCGACGGGCACCTGAGGTGTCCCGGTACCTACGCGTCCTGGGGATCGGCGCGGTTGCACGGCCACAGCCACCTGCTCGACCCGCACGGCCACGGCTGGCACCTCGACCGCGACCGGTTCGACGCCTTCCTGCGCGAGGCCGCGATGGCGGCGGGCGCGCTGATCCGGCGGGCCGTCGTCGTCGGCCACCGCCGCTCGGCCGGGGAGCAGCACCTGCTGGTGCGGGAGCGGAGCGGCACCGTGCGGGAGCTGCGGGCCGGCTGGGTCGTGGACGCCACCGGCCGACGCGCCCTCATCGGGCGCCGTCTGGCCCGGCGGCGCCGCCAGGACCGGCTCGTGGCCGCGTTCGTACGGCTCGGCGGGGCCGGGGCGGGCGGTTACCCCGGGGACCCGGAACTGCGTACCCTCGTCGAGGCGGTGCCCGAGGGCTGGTGGTACACGGCCAGGGTCCCCGCCGGGCGGGTCGTCGCCCATCTCACCGACGCCGATCTCGCCGCTGCCCGGCTGCGCACCGCGGAGGGGTTCCGCCGCGCGGCCTCGTGTACCCGGCACGTAGGGGAGCGCCTGAGCGGCTACGACCCGGCCGCGTCCCCGGCACCGCGCTGGACGGCCGCCCACGGGCTGCGGCTGTGCCCGCCGGCCGGGCCCGGATGGGTCGCCGCCGGGGACTCCGCGATCGCCTTCGACCCCCTGTCCTCCCAGGGCATCCTCACGGCCCTGCACACCGGGGCCCGGGCCGGCCGGGCCGTCGACCGGTGCCTGGCCGGCGACAGCGGCGCCCTCGCGTCCTACGTCTCGTTCCTGGACGGTGTCGCGGACGCCTACCACCGCCATCACGCCCGGTCCTACGCCGAGGAGCGACGGTGGCCGGCGTACCCCTTCTGGCGCCGCCGGAACGGGGCCGTACCGAACCGGAGGGCGGCGGGAGCCGATCCGGTGAGGGGTCCGGCGTGA
- a CDS encoding GNAT family N-acetyltransferase, protein MTDLVIRALDASDAALFDAHPDPLNARAAHERTTHRPDWKRVALRDGTVVARGAWWGGPDDKEPVNVNWFDVAEGEVEAGAALLRSAPWQVELEINLPGDWRDRPDLAAATETRFAAARAAGYELLVERFLYRWTPERGLPERPGRLVFGAEPDDAVFFDALRRIHAATLDAHSLKAIAEGGLDQAAQEEIDFFHWCPSPREWWQTARTPEGDLAGIHIPAHNPSGPTIGFIGVVPEHRGHGYAFDLLAECTHFLVEHGAEAVTGATDRGNFPMAAQFAKAGFPVVRERVNFHPVDAASR, encoded by the coding sequence GTGACCGATCTGGTCATCCGTGCGCTCGACGCGAGCGACGCCGCACTGTTCGACGCACACCCCGATCCACTGAACGCCCGTGCCGCCCACGAGCGCACCACGCACCGCCCCGACTGGAAGCGCGTGGCCCTGCGCGACGGCACGGTCGTCGCCCGAGGCGCCTGGTGGGGCGGCCCCGACGACAAGGAACCCGTCAACGTCAACTGGTTCGACGTCGCCGAGGGCGAGGTGGAGGCGGGAGCCGCACTCCTGCGCTCCGCCCCCTGGCAGGTCGAGCTGGAGATCAACCTCCCCGGCGACTGGCGGGACCGCCCCGACCTCGCCGCCGCCACCGAGACGCGCTTCGCCGCCGCCCGGGCGGCCGGCTACGAGCTCCTGGTGGAACGCTTCCTCTACCGCTGGACCCCGGAACGCGGACTCCCCGAACGGCCCGGCCGCCTCGTCTTCGGTGCCGAACCCGACGACGCGGTCTTCTTCGACGCCCTGCGCCGCATCCACGCGGCCACCCTCGACGCCCACTCGCTGAAGGCGATCGCGGAGGGCGGTCTCGACCAGGCCGCCCAGGAGGAGATCGACTTCTTCCACTGGTGCCCGTCCCCGCGGGAGTGGTGGCAGACCGCCCGTACGCCCGAGGGCGACCTGGCCGGCATCCACATCCCGGCGCACAACCCCTCCGGGCCGACGATCGGCTTCATCGGCGTCGTTCCGGAACACCGGGGCCACGGCTACGCCTTCGACCTCCTCGCGGAGTGCACCCACTTCCTGGTGGAGCACGGCGCCGAGGCCGTCACCGGAGCCACGGACCGGGGCAACTTCCCCATGGCCGCGCAGTTCGCCAAGGCCGGCTTCCCCGTGGTCCGCGAGCGCGTCAACTTCCACCCCGTGGACGCGGCCTCGCGGTAA
- the zwf gene encoding glucose-6-phosphate dehydrogenase, whose translation MTQPAQPAPAPEPGPADHVVVLFGATGDLARRKLLPGLFHLAKAGLMPRRYRIVGSAPAAEALSDQEFRAHARQAVEEFGRSRPEGPAWQEFESALSFGAADPQAPEPLVAAVRAAEEAVGGTPRRLFHLAVPPVAFTSMVELLGATGLAQDARVIVEKPFGTDLASARALNGTIHSVFDESRVFRIDHFLGKEAVDNILALRFANGLFEPLWNREHISHVQIDVPEQIDIQGRAHFFEGTGTFRDMIVTHLFQLLGFVAMEPPVVLDAQSLRDEQVKVFRSMRPLEPAHVVRGQYTGYRAEPGVDPASDTETFAAVRVEIDNWRWAGVPFLLRSGKALAEGRHVVTLGLREPVLGMFPLNARATADGRSNELVIDFADPGSITARFLVKEPGPSMRLAEADMVFGYQSSFTADNSLEGYEHLLLEAMLGDQSFFTRSDGIERLWEVSAPLLDAPPPVEPYAPGSWGPDSIGALVAPHRWHLPDQQ comes from the coding sequence ATGACCCAGCCCGCCCAGCCCGCCCCGGCTCCCGAGCCGGGCCCGGCCGACCACGTCGTCGTCCTCTTCGGAGCCACGGGAGACCTGGCCCGGCGCAAACTGCTGCCGGGCCTGTTCCATCTCGCCAAGGCGGGGCTGATGCCGCGGCGCTACCGCATCGTCGGCTCGGCCCCGGCGGCCGAGGCCCTGAGCGACCAGGAGTTCCGGGCCCACGCACGGCAGGCGGTGGAGGAGTTCGGGCGCTCGCGCCCCGAGGGTCCCGCATGGCAGGAGTTCGAGTCCGCCCTGTCCTTCGGCGCGGCCGACCCACAGGCCCCGGAGCCGCTGGTGGCAGCGGTGCGCGCGGCCGAGGAGGCCGTCGGCGGCACTCCGCGACGGCTCTTCCATCTCGCGGTCCCGCCCGTCGCGTTCACCTCGATGGTCGAGCTCCTCGGTGCCACGGGCCTCGCCCAGGACGCCCGGGTCATCGTCGAGAAGCCCTTCGGGACCGACCTCGCGTCCGCCCGCGCGCTGAACGGGACCATCCACTCCGTGTTCGACGAGTCCCGCGTGTTCCGCATCGACCACTTCCTCGGCAAGGAGGCGGTGGACAACATCCTCGCCCTCCGGTTCGCCAACGGCCTTTTCGAGCCCCTCTGGAACCGCGAACACATCAGCCATGTGCAGATCGACGTTCCCGAGCAGATCGACATCCAGGGCCGCGCGCACTTCTTCGAGGGCACCGGGACCTTCCGGGACATGATCGTCACTCATCTCTTCCAGCTGCTCGGGTTCGTCGCGATGGAACCGCCGGTCGTGCTCGACGCGCAGTCGCTGCGGGACGAGCAGGTCAAGGTCTTCCGCAGCATGCGGCCGCTGGAGCCCGCGCACGTGGTCCGGGGGCAGTACACGGGCTACCGCGCCGAGCCCGGGGTCGACCCGGCCTCGGACACCGAGACCTTCGCCGCGGTACGCGTCGAGATCGACAACTGGCGCTGGGCCGGTGTCCCCTTCCTGCTGCGCTCGGGCAAGGCACTGGCCGAGGGCCGGCACGTCGTCACGCTGGGGCTGCGGGAGCCCGTCCTCGGCATGTTCCCGCTGAACGCGCGTGCGACGGCCGACGGCCGCAGCAACGAACTCGTCATCGACTTCGCCGATCCCGGCTCCATCACCGCCCGGTTCCTCGTCAAGGAGCCGGGGCCCTCCATGCGGCTGGCGGAGGCCGACATGGTCTTCGGCTACCAGAGCTCCTTCACCGCCGACAACTCCCTGGAGGGTTACGAGCACCTCCTCCTGGAGGCCATGCTCGGCGACCAGTCCTTCTTCACCCGGTCCGACGGCATCGAACGCCTGTGGGAGGTCTCCGCCCCGCTGCTGGACGCGCCCCCTCCCGTGGAGCCGTACGCCCCCGGAAGCTGGGGGCCCGACAGCATCGGCGCACTCGTCGCCCCGCACCGCTGGCACCTGCCCGACCAACAGTGA
- the gdhA gene encoding NADP-specific glutamate dehydrogenase, whose amino-acid sequence MDLPSTAQRALPGGTHVKDSKDRLEALRAEIERRNPAQPEFHQAVREVLETLAPVFTARPEYADPAVALVERLTEPERQIVFRVPWQDDRGRVQVNRGYRVEFNSALGPYKGGLRFHPSVDIGVVKFLGFEQIFKNALTGLGIGGGKGGSDFDPHGKSDAEVMRFCQSFMTELHRHIGEHTDVPAGDIGVGGREIGYLFGQYRRITNRWEAGVLTGKGQGWGGSAIRPQATGYGSVLFAAEMLKVRGESLDGLTAVVSGSGNVALYTVEKLQQLGANPLTCSDSQGYVVDDKGIDLALLKQVKEVERGRVSEYAARRGSSARFVPGGRVWEVPADVAFPSATQNELDAQDARTLVANGVKAVSEGANMPTTPEAVRILQEAGVAFGPGKAANAGGVAVSALEMSQNAARVAWSAQQVEDELAAIMRSIHAVAHETAERYGAPGDYVTGANIAGFERVADAMLAQGVI is encoded by the coding sequence ATGGACCTGCCGTCGACTGCACAACGAGCACTCCCTGGAGGGACACACGTGAAGGACTCGAAGGACAGGCTGGAAGCACTGCGGGCCGAGATCGAGCGCCGCAATCCGGCACAGCCCGAGTTCCACCAGGCGGTACGGGAGGTCCTCGAGACGCTGGCCCCCGTCTTCACCGCCCGGCCCGAGTACGCCGACCCGGCGGTGGCCCTGGTGGAGCGCCTCACCGAGCCCGAACGGCAGATCGTCTTCCGTGTCCCGTGGCAGGACGACCGGGGCCGGGTGCAGGTCAACCGCGGCTACCGCGTCGAGTTCAACAGCGCGCTCGGCCCGTACAAGGGGGGCCTGCGCTTCCACCCGTCGGTGGACATCGGCGTGGTGAAGTTCCTCGGCTTCGAGCAGATCTTCAAGAACGCCCTGACCGGCCTCGGAATCGGCGGCGGCAAGGGCGGCAGCGACTTCGACCCGCACGGCAAGTCCGACGCCGAGGTCATGCGGTTCTGCCAGTCCTTCATGACCGAACTGCACCGGCACATCGGAGAGCACACCGACGTACCCGCCGGGGACATCGGCGTCGGCGGCCGCGAGATCGGCTACCTCTTCGGCCAGTACCGGCGCATCACCAACCGCTGGGAGGCCGGCGTCCTGACCGGCAAGGGGCAGGGCTGGGGCGGCTCCGCGATCCGGCCGCAGGCGACCGGCTACGGAAGCGTGCTCTTCGCCGCCGAGATGCTGAAGGTCCGTGGCGAGTCGCTGGACGGGCTGACCGCGGTGGTCTCCGGCTCGGGCAACGTCGCGCTGTACACGGTCGAGAAGCTCCAGCAGCTCGGCGCGAACCCGCTGACCTGCTCGGACTCCCAGGGCTACGTCGTCGACGACAAGGGCATCGACCTCGCGCTCCTCAAGCAGGTCAAGGAGGTCGAGCGCGGGCGCGTGAGCGAGTACGCGGCACGGCGCGGATCCTCGGCCCGGTTCGTGCCCGGCGGGCGGGTCTGGGAAGTCCCCGCGGACGTGGCCTTCCCCTCCGCGACGCAGAACGAACTCGACGCGCAGGACGCGCGCACGCTCGTCGCGAACGGCGTCAAGGCGGTCTCCGAAGGCGCCAACATGCCGACCACTCCCGAGGCCGTACGGATCCTGCAGGAGGCCGGGGTCGCGTTCGGGCCCGGCAAGGCCGCCAACGCGGGCGGCGTGGCGGTCAGCGCCCTGGAGATGAGCCAGAACGCCGCCCGGGTGGCGTGGAGCGCGCAGCAGGTGGAGGACGAGCTGGCCGCCATCATGCGCTCGATCCACGCCGTCGCGCACGAGACCGCGGAACGGTACGGAGCCCCGGGCGACTACGTCACCGGCGCGAACATCGCCGGCTTCGAGCGGGTCGCGGACGCGATGCTGGCGCAGGGCGTCATCTGA
- a CDS encoding alpha/beta fold hydrolase, giving the protein MAAVVLVHGLYHRPEHFAEVAERLRARGTEVAVPELHRGSLPADTAEVQAAVDALREPAVVLGHSYGGSVITGVRGAGHLVYLAAFVPDTGESAAVLGGATERLKEAIRPEPDGWTSLRPDLAAATLYGDCPGPLAARAVGLLRAQAPGCGRGVPERHSWKDTPATYVVCARDRAVDPDLQRRMASRCPDVREWQTGHSPFVGRPGLVVGLLRELLGSASPQGGCG; this is encoded by the coding sequence TTGGCTGCCGTCGTGCTCGTTCACGGCCTGTACCACCGTCCTGAGCACTTCGCCGAGGTTGCGGAGCGCTTGCGGGCCCGGGGGACCGAGGTGGCCGTTCCCGAGCTCCACCGCGGTTCACTGCCCGCCGACACCGCCGAAGTCCAGGCTGCCGTCGACGCGTTGCGGGAGCCCGCGGTCGTACTCGGCCACTCCTACGGTGGTTCGGTGATCACCGGGGTGCGTGGAGCCGGGCACCTGGTGTACCTGGCGGCCTTCGTGCCGGACACGGGTGAGAGCGCGGCCGTTCTGGGCGGGGCGACCGAGCGGCTCAAGGAGGCGATCCGCCCCGAGCCCGACGGCTGGACCAGCCTGCGCCCCGACCTGGCCGCCGCCACCCTCTACGGCGACTGTCCCGGTCCCCTCGCCGCCCGGGCGGTCGGTCTGCTGCGTGCCCAAGCCCCCGGCTGCGGGCGGGGAGTTCCGGAGCGCCACAGCTGGAAGGACACTCCCGCCACCTATGTGGTCTGCGCCCGGGACCGGGCCGTCGACCCGGACCTGCAGCGCAGGATGGCCTCGCGCTGCCCCGACGTGCGCGAGTGGCAGACCGGCCACTCCCCCTTCGTAGGACGGCCCGGGCTCGTGGTCGGACTCCTTCGCGAACTGCTCGGATCCGCATCCCCGCAGGGTGGTTGCGGCTGA
- a CDS encoding LodA/GoxA family CTQ-dependent oxidase, whose translation MAESPEVSDSPAQPPPRDCVNEPIAGIMAEFVGERMGDRLAQGQAPLLRPVFVKFHGAARGVLTVAPDLPPELRIGFLHAAAEQGGLTAWVRISSDTQPERPDLRRTVGWGIKLFGVPGPKLLQDDTRADTQDLVLQNHDVFFVDTARDMCEFQLDQAAYQQRHPLTRQILADMRKPVESTLTSTYWGVLPYSFGPDRHVKYKLAPVGCADGDPLAVPPDEDPSFLRGDLRHRLAAGPAVFDLLLQFRTDPDRMPLDRATVRWDEGESAPVKVARLTLHQQDTAARGQEEYGDNLAFNPWHSLSEHQPVGSMAEARKVVYHASAALRRDTNGIPAAEPGPARPAATAPHGRDTRIVRAAVHPAIGVARVGDSAEEFFLAPEVDGAPPPATGTYKDATGALKRQAVRFRVYGYNAAGEAVAELTADNADLRWTVEVANKKAAWYQFQLALDIPEAAQAPATTLRNLATVPAGERDRLAIRPGPRSVRGRDRAGKPEYAFDTGTFLGHPVYLGELRTDGAGRLLFLGGRGVSASYPAAEATHFANNDGWHDDTCDGPVTAQVRVDGRSIPVDPAWVVVAPPNFAPELQSVRTMYDLMRDTFVAAGMLAPVARVSFTHDVLPVLRRLCDLQWVNRGIAALFGHGGREHFLDPGRLAELAGHGTRRDELRRQIWAMMRDPERDGLSPVPWPPIYGDSMSVRPVSARQHLALSPLQYDMLARWAAGDFDADYDPAAPPAAPMALDGLPLAERPAALDRAALSYCLADAFHPGCELTWPMRHASLYSAPFRVRHRDPARPEPGYGSTLTPQTALAVDGPLYGQVPGGLTRWMAVPWQTDTARCRSGYYLGFGPRYDPYLPTFWPARVPNHVLTEENYRTAVDPAAGPEDRRTAFEDRAVWDRWLPSDRIAQMNAMVKDFGKLGIVARREGPGSGGAVSLPATMLVESEVGFHPEKAPPPLRNLVCLHVPEAADPAVREEAVAAAIAAADRPDEEVLAGYFEKVARFPEMP comes from the coding sequence GTGGCGGAGAGCCCCGAGGTGTCCGACAGCCCCGCGCAGCCGCCCCCGCGCGACTGCGTGAACGAGCCGATCGCCGGGATCATGGCCGAGTTCGTGGGCGAGCGGATGGGTGACCGCCTCGCCCAGGGGCAGGCTCCCCTCCTGCGCCCGGTCTTCGTCAAGTTCCACGGGGCGGCCCGTGGCGTACTGACGGTCGCCCCGGATCTGCCCCCCGAGCTCCGCATCGGCTTCCTTCACGCCGCGGCGGAACAGGGCGGCCTGACCGCCTGGGTGCGCATCTCCAGCGACACCCAGCCGGAGCGCCCGGATCTGCGCAGGACCGTCGGATGGGGCATCAAACTGTTCGGGGTGCCCGGGCCGAAGCTGCTTCAGGACGACACCCGGGCCGACACGCAGGATCTCGTACTCCAGAACCACGACGTCTTCTTCGTCGACACGGCCCGGGACATGTGCGAGTTCCAGCTGGACCAGGCGGCGTACCAGCAGCGGCACCCCCTCACCCGGCAGATCCTCGCCGACATGCGCAAGCCCGTCGAGAGCACGCTGACCTCGACGTACTGGGGCGTGCTTCCGTACTCCTTCGGGCCGGACCGGCACGTGAAGTACAAGCTCGCCCCGGTCGGCTGCGCGGACGGGGACCCGCTGGCGGTGCCACCGGACGAGGACCCCTCCTTCTTGCGCGGGGACCTGCGCCACCGCCTGGCCGCCGGCCCGGCCGTCTTCGACCTGCTGCTGCAGTTCCGCACGGACCCGGACCGGATGCCGCTGGACCGGGCCACCGTGCGCTGGGACGAGGGCGAGAGCGCGCCCGTGAAGGTGGCGCGGCTGACCCTGCACCAGCAGGACACGGCCGCCCGCGGGCAGGAGGAGTACGGCGACAACCTCGCCTTCAACCCCTGGCACAGCCTGTCCGAGCACCAGCCCGTCGGCAGCATGGCCGAGGCCCGCAAGGTCGTCTACCACGCGTCGGCGGCCCTGCGGCGCGACACCAACGGCATTCCCGCGGCGGAACCCGGGCCCGCGCGGCCAGCGGCCACCGCACCACACGGACGCGACACCCGGATCGTGCGGGCCGCGGTGCACCCGGCGATCGGGGTGGCCCGGGTCGGCGACAGCGCGGAGGAGTTCTTCCTCGCCCCGGAGGTCGACGGGGCTCCCCCGCCGGCCACCGGCACGTACAAGGACGCGACGGGCGCGCTCAAGCGGCAGGCCGTCCGGTTCCGCGTGTACGGCTACAACGCCGCCGGTGAGGCGGTGGCCGAGCTGACGGCGGACAACGCCGACCTGCGCTGGACCGTGGAGGTGGCCAACAAGAAGGCCGCCTGGTACCAGTTCCAGCTCGCCCTGGACATCCCCGAGGCGGCCCAGGCGCCCGCGACCACGCTGCGCAACCTCGCCACGGTGCCCGCCGGGGAACGGGACCGGCTGGCCATCAGACCCGGGCCCCGCTCGGTCCGGGGACGCGACCGCGCGGGGAAGCCCGAGTACGCGTTCGACACGGGGACGTTCCTCGGGCATCCCGTCTACCTGGGCGAGCTGCGCACCGACGGCGCCGGCCGCCTGCTCTTCCTCGGCGGGCGCGGGGTGTCCGCCTCGTACCCCGCCGCCGAGGCGACGCACTTCGCCAACAACGACGGCTGGCACGACGACACCTGCGACGGCCCGGTCACCGCGCAGGTCCGTGTCGACGGCCGGAGCATCCCGGTCGATCCGGCATGGGTGGTGGTCGCTCCCCCGAACTTCGCACCGGAGCTGCAGTCGGTGCGCACGATGTACGACCTGATGCGCGACACGTTCGTGGCTGCGGGCATGCTGGCGCCTGTGGCCCGGGTCTCGTTCACCCACGACGTGCTGCCGGTGCTGCGGCGGCTCTGCGATCTGCAGTGGGTCAACCGCGGCATCGCGGCCCTGTTCGGCCACGGAGGGCGCGAGCACTTCCTGGACCCCGGGCGGCTGGCGGAGCTGGCCGGCCACGGCACCCGGCGCGACGAACTGCGCCGGCAGATCTGGGCGATGATGCGCGATCCCGAGCGCGACGGGCTCTCCCCCGTGCCCTGGCCGCCGATCTACGGCGACTCGATGAGCGTGCGGCCGGTCTCCGCGCGTCAGCACCTGGCGCTGTCCCCGTTGCAGTACGACATGCTGGCCCGGTGGGCCGCCGGGGACTTCGACGCCGACTACGATCCTGCCGCGCCGCCCGCGGCGCCCATGGCGCTCGACGGCCTGCCGCTCGCGGAGCGCCCGGCGGCCCTCGACCGGGCCGCCCTGTCGTACTGCCTGGCCGACGCCTTCCACCCCGGCTGTGAGCTCACCTGGCCGATGCGTCACGCCTCCCTGTACTCCGCGCCCTTCCGGGTGCGCCACCGGGACCCCGCCCGGCCCGAACCCGGTTACGGGTCCACGCTCACCCCGCAGACCGCTCTCGCCGTCGACGGTCCGCTGTACGGCCAGGTGCCGGGGGGTCTGACCCGCTGGATGGCGGTGCCCTGGCAGACCGACACCGCCCGCTGCCGCTCCGGCTACTACCTGGGTTTCGGGCCGCGGTACGACCCGTACCTGCCCACCTTCTGGCCGGCGCGGGTGCCCAACCACGTGCTGACGGAGGAGAACTACCGGACCGCCGTCGACCCGGCCGCCGGCCCGGAGGACCGCCGCACCGCCTTCGAGGACAGGGCGGTGTGGGACCGATGGCTGCCCTCCGACCGCATCGCCCAGATGAACGCCATGGTCAAGGACTTCGGCAAGCTCGGCATCGTCGCACGGCGGGAGGGACCCGGCTCCGGTGGCGCGGTGAGTCTCCCCGCGACCATGCTGGTGGAGTCCGAGGTGGGCTTCCATCCCGAGAAGGCTCCGCCGCCGCTGCGGAACCTGGTGTGCCTGCACGTGCCCGAGGCCGCCGACCCCGCGGTGCGGGAGGAGGCGGTGGCCGCCGCGATCGCCGCCGCCGACCGGCCCGACGAGGAGGTGCTGGCGGGGTACTTCGAGAAGGTCGCCCGCTTCCCGGAGATGCCGTGA
- a CDS encoding DUF1772 domain-containing protein, whose translation METARTATLVAATISTGLISGLFYAFSIAVMPGLARGSDRTLVETMQNINKAILNGWFILAYLGAPVLTTATLVLHATGSDTRDSFLPLAAALAAYVASMIITARINIPLNNALEQAGPAERLADPTTTRTSYEAPWNKANTWRTLLTTLSLALLSYALTLH comes from the coding sequence GTGGAAACCGCACGGACCGCAACCCTGGTCGCCGCGACCATCAGCACCGGACTGATCAGCGGCCTCTTCTACGCCTTCAGCATCGCCGTCATGCCCGGCCTCGCCCGCGGCAGCGACAGAACCCTCGTCGAAACCATGCAGAACATCAACAAGGCCATCCTCAACGGCTGGTTCATACTCGCCTACCTCGGCGCGCCCGTCCTCACCACGGCCACCCTCGTGCTCCACGCCACCGGCTCCGACACCCGCGACAGCTTCCTCCCGCTCGCCGCCGCACTCGCCGCCTACGTCGCGAGCATGATCATCACCGCTCGGATCAACATCCCCCTCAACAACGCCCTCGAACAGGCCGGACCGGCCGAGCGCCTGGCAGACCCCACCACCACCCGCACCAGCTACGAAGCCCCCTGGAACAAGGCCAACACCTGGCGCACCCTCCTCACCACCCTCTCCCTCGCCCTCCTCTCCTACGCCCTCACCCTCCACTGA
- a CDS encoding VOC family protein: MACRISELVVDAADPDRLAAFWSEVLGYVELGREDDGSIEIGPPDAGFGGPQPTLVLSRSSTPRTGKLRLHIDVNPTDRDQDAELERLLALGARPADIGQTGTESWHVLTDPEGNEFCLLHRRLQPL; this comes from the coding sequence ATGGCATGCCGCATCAGTGAGCTGGTCGTCGACGCCGCGGACCCCGACCGGCTCGCCGCCTTCTGGAGCGAGGTCCTCGGCTACGTCGAACTCGGCCGGGAGGACGACGGAAGCATCGAGATCGGGCCGCCCGACGCCGGGTTCGGCGGCCCGCAGCCCACCCTCGTCCTCAGCCGCAGCAGCACCCCGCGGACGGGCAAGCTCCGGCTGCACATCGACGTCAACCCCACCGACCGCGACCAGGACGCCGAGCTGGAGCGGCTCCTCGCCCTCGGCGCCAGGCCCGCCGACATCGGCCAGACCGGCACCGAGAGCTGGCACGTCCTCACCGACCCCGAGGGCAACGAGTTCTGCCTCCTGCACAGGCGGCTCCAGCCCCTGTGA